The following proteins are encoded in a genomic region of Triticum dicoccoides isolate Atlit2015 ecotype Zavitan chromosome 1B, WEW_v2.0, whole genome shotgun sequence:
- the LOC119312439 gene encoding uncharacterized protein LOC119312439 has protein sequence MEANKNKSQMAGLDLNALPDECTDAVTWTDVHCSALEDNVSLEDVIISKKPRRASCPAPLDVSELRRSSRRTRFQGFKSPSVVDHPRRRPLVKPHHSPSAAAGPHLPLAAPRTASPSAPAPPPPSTTIPLLQHIGVSYCSISASERSDECLVQAPSTDDDGNPT, from the exons ATGGAAgcaaacaagaacaaatctcag atGGCTGGCCTTGATCTGAATGCACTACCGGATGAATGCACAGATGCAGTTACCTGGACTGATGTGCATTGTTCTGCTTTGGAAGATAATGTGTCCCTGGAGGATGTTATTATTTCCAAGAAGCCGCGTCGTGCTTCCTGCCCTGCACCTTTGGATGTCTCTGAATTGCGTCGCAGTTCTCGCCGCACCAGGTTCCAAGGATTTAAGTCTCCATCTGTTGTTGATCATCCCAGGAGGCGCCCCTTAGTCAAGCCTCACCACTCTCCTTCAGCTGCAGCTGGACCACATCTACCACTGGCGGCCCCTCGTACTGCTAGCCCATCTGCGCCTGCACCGCCTCCACCATCCACCACAATACCCCTTCTCCAGCACATCGGTGTCTCCTATTGCAGCATCTCAGCTTCAGAGCGGTCCGACGAGTGCCTTGTGCAGGCTCCATCCACTGACGATGATGGGAACCCTACCTGA